In Aestuariibaculum lutulentum, one DNA window encodes the following:
- a CDS encoding universal stress protein has product MKNILLPTDFSDNAWNAVVYALKLYADEPSTFYILNTVTIQTASYGSLSSKLKDTMKSNSKKEMEDLKRLVETCDHNANHEFHFLQGTEDIVTCMRKIVQQKDIDLIIMGTRGASGAKEFFFGSNTIQVVNHIHDCPVLIIPEDYDFNVPKQVAFPTDFNRAYSETELAPIKHLADLFNSKIRVVHINVEEKLTANQEKNLEHLKTLLADYEHSFHWMPDYANKASEINDFIEELSIDALTMVNYKHSFIEDIIKEPVIKRIGFHPTVPFLVIPK; this is encoded by the coding sequence ATGAAAAATATACTATTACCCACAGACTTTTCAGACAATGCTTGGAACGCAGTTGTTTACGCTCTTAAGTTGTATGCCGATGAGCCTAGTACATTTTATATTTTAAATACGGTTACCATTCAAACAGCTTCTTATGGTAGTCTTTCCAGTAAATTAAAAGATACTATGAAAAGTAATAGTAAAAAAGAAATGGAAGACCTAAAAAGACTTGTTGAAACTTGCGACCATAATGCCAATCATGAATTTCACTTTCTTCAGGGAACAGAAGATATAGTTACCTGTATGCGTAAAATTGTTCAGCAAAAAGACATAGATCTTATTATTATGGGAACGAGAGGGGCATCTGGTGCTAAAGAGTTTTTCTTTGGTAGCAATACCATTCAAGTAGTAAATCACATTCATGATTGCCCAGTTTTAATTATACCTGAAGATTACGATTTTAATGTGCCAAAACAAGTTGCTTTCCCTACCGATTTTAATCGAGCTTATAGTGAAACGGAATTGGCGCCAATAAAACATTTAGCCGATTTATTTAACTCTAAAATTAGAGTGGTGCACATTAACGTAGAAGAGAAATTAACAGCAAATCAGGAAAAAAATTTAGAACACTTAAAAACACTTTTAGCCGATTACGAGCATAGCTTCCACTGGATGCCTGACTATGCCAATAAAGCTTCAGAAATTAATGATTTTATTGAAGAACTTAGTATAGATGCTTTAACAATGGTAAATTATAAACACAGTTTTATTGAAGACATTATTAAAGAACCAGTAATCAAACGTATTGGGTTTCATCCTACCGTTCCTTTTCT
- a CDS encoding SusE domain-containing protein encodes MKYIKFLSLLILAAIGFTSCDQEDDLVFVAKVPEEGISFSNMFLEEYTLTTATSKNIGERFTWEDAYFGVPTNIEYELQNSLSGDFTDATVVATTDGNELSITIGNMLTYATAAGLDNDPNTDNPNSGELYFRLMASPGTDGGLPVYTETQTLNVVLPEAVTGGSAYEVSTWGVVGSGYNNWGAFADGKFYTTATPGVIVSYVNLVDGEIKFRENNTWSGDLGDANMDGILDADSDNNIAVTAGDYKITINTNDNSYTIEEFSWGIVGSGFNNWGNTPGVSDAKLYYDYTTDTFKASVKLFDGEIKFRMNNAWSVNFGDANLDGILDSDSDNNIAVTEGHYLITLDLKDNSYTIQESNTWGVVGSGYNNWGGDKWDHDGDTATAEEFISDAALTEIQPGVWFAENITLIDGLIKFRPDNAWNGDYGDANVDNILDQDPDNNIVVTAGNYVISIDFNDAEGPKYYLGKR; translated from the coding sequence ATGAAATATATAAAATTTTTATCGCTTTTAATTTTAGCCGCTATTGGCTTTACTTCTTGTGATCAGGAAGACGATTTAGTGTTTGTTGCTAAAGTACCTGAAGAAGGTATAAGCTTTTCAAATATGTTTTTAGAAGAATATACGCTAACTACAGCTACTTCTAAAAATATTGGTGAACGTTTTACTTGGGAGGACGCCTATTTCGGAGTTCCTACCAACATTGAATATGAATTACAAAACTCCCTTTCAGGAGATTTTACAGATGCCACGGTTGTTGCTACTACAGATGGTAATGAGCTTTCTATCACTATTGGAAATATGTTAACCTATGCCACTGCTGCAGGTCTTGACAACGATCCGAATACAGATAACCCAAATTCAGGGGAACTTTACTTTAGACTAATGGCTTCACCTGGTACCGATGGCGGATTACCTGTTTACACCGAAACTCAAACCTTAAATGTTGTATTACCTGAGGCTGTTACTGGTGGAAGCGCTTACGAAGTTTCTACATGGGGTGTTGTTGGTTCGGGCTACAATAACTGGGGAGCCTTTGCCGATGGGAAATTCTATACCACAGCAACACCGGGTGTTATTGTTTCTTATGTGAACCTAGTTGATGGAGAAATTAAATTCCGTGAAAACAATACTTGGTCGGGTGACTTAGGTGATGCTAATATGGATGGTATTTTAGATGCTGATTCCGATAATAATATTGCGGTTACTGCAGGTGATTATAAAATTACCATTAACACAAACGACAACTCATATACTATAGAAGAATTCTCTTGGGGAATTGTAGGTAGTGGTTTTAATAACTGGGGAAATACTCCTGGGGTTTCAGATGCTAAATTATATTATGATTACACTACAGATACTTTTAAAGCTAGTGTAAAATTATTTGATGGAGAAATTAAGTTTAGAATGAATAATGCCTGGTCTGTAAACTTTGGCGATGCTAACTTAGATGGTATTTTGGATTCGGATAGCGACAACAACATTGCCGTAACTGAAGGGCATTACTTAATAACCTTAGATTTAAAAGACAACTCGTATACTATTCAGGAGTCAAATACTTGGGGTGTTGTAGGATCAGGATACAACAACTGGGGTGGCGACAAATGGGACCATGACGGAGATACAGCAACAGCTGAAGAATTTATATCTGATGCAGCCCTAACGGAAATTCAACCAGGAGTTTGGTTTGCAGAAAACATAACTCTAATTGATGGGTTAATTAAATTCAGACCTGATAATGCATGGAATGGAGATTATGGCGATGCCAATGTGGATAACATTCTAGATCAGGATCCGGACAATAATATTGTCGTGACCGCAGGAAACTATGTTATTAGTATTGATTTCAATGATGCTGAAGGTCCTAAATATTATTTAGGAAAACGATAA
- a CDS encoding alpha-amylase family glycosyl hydrolase, with translation MKKLILLTLLLSFFVGQAQKQNVDYNLSPNPFDEDDSITITFDGATIDESAWGVTDNALYLWAWSFDTNLSNQQDCPTNGSWNNSNESNRLTYNSTADEYTITFTPTTFYSRTGIGQIGFLIKAKDGTEQKQSQDETINVGTFLVSLTAPSSSTSILNSGDNLSIAASNTGGNADYVLKANNVTIDTQNGISSYTFTHTNFTENTNYSLEVTFSGETKTKSFTAILDPVTVSEIMPETYQDGITYDESDNTKVTLVLYAPGKDFVYVAGSFNNWQPDATYAMKRDPSRNSKFWITLSGLTPQQIETYQYWAVDKTPLANSPVLVKTADPYSTLVLSPFDDPYIPASSYPNLPEYPQGQEREVTVLQTGQTDYNWQVSNFSKPKKEDLIIYEVLVRDFDANKSFQDIIDRIDYFKNLNINAIELMPVMEFEGNESWGYNTAFHMALDKFYGTEEKFKELIDTCHQNGIAVILDLALNHAFGRNPMVRLWMQDNDGDGWGDPSSENPYFNQTAKHSYNVGSDFNHANGFTKTYAKRVVKHWIEDFKIDGIRWDLTKGFTQNCENNEGCTNDYNADRVAVLKEYADYSWSLDSDHYVIFEHLGADWDANSDGKTSRDEETEWANYRIDEGKGIMLWGNLNHQYNELTMGYTGDITEMGHTSRGYTSPRLVGYVESHDEERLMYKNLQYGNINAEYDVTNLETALSRMSALGAISLTIPGPKMIWHFGELGMENSIYTCNNGSVNTADDATDGDCKLDTKPQPQWTNNWLGNATRNQIYNDWARINHLKTNEPVFEGSYTISSGNLTPRISIYTGDENTSGVELKNVIVIANFDVTTQAINPNFPYAGTWYDLMDNSVINAATTSIQLNPGEFKIYGNQSSTLSVSNIENATNFRLFPNPATNAFKVNQNVQQLEIYDITGKLIKQYNGNIDLGTEIDISYLSKNIYLIKIKNDSGDTGFAKLVKL, from the coding sequence ATGAAAAAACTAATACTATTAACACTACTCTTATCTTTTTTTGTTGGTCAGGCTCAAAAACAAAATGTAGATTATAACCTATCGCCAAATCCCTTTGATGAAGACGACAGCATTACCATTACTTTTGATGGTGCTACAATCGACGAATCTGCCTGGGGGGTTACCGATAATGCTTTGTATTTATGGGCATGGTCTTTTGATACAAACTTGTCAAACCAACAAGATTGTCCAACTAACGGAAGTTGGAATAATTCCAATGAATCCAACCGCTTAACATATAACTCCACTGCCGATGAATATACAATTACCTTTACCCCTACTACATTTTACAGCCGCACAGGTATAGGGCAAATAGGCTTTCTTATTAAAGCTAAAGATGGAACAGAACAAAAACAATCTCAGGATGAAACCATTAATGTCGGAACATTTCTTGTCTCATTAACAGCTCCATCATCCAGCACATCAATACTAAATAGTGGAGATAATTTATCTATTGCAGCCAGTAATACAGGAGGAAACGCCGACTATGTTCTAAAAGCCAACAATGTTACTATCGATACTCAAAATGGTATTTCTTCTTATACTTTTACCCATACAAATTTTACTGAAAACACAAATTATTCGTTGGAAGTTACCTTTTCCGGAGAAACTAAAACCAAATCATTTACAGCCATTTTAGACCCTGTTACCGTTTCAGAAATTATGCCTGAAACCTACCAAGACGGCATTACCTACGACGAAAGCGATAATACCAAAGTAACCCTAGTACTTTATGCTCCAGGAAAAGATTTTGTATATGTTGCCGGCAGCTTTAATAACTGGCAACCCGATGCTACATATGCTATGAAACGCGATCCTTCGCGCAACAGTAAATTCTGGATTACATTATCAGGTTTAACACCCCAACAGATTGAAACCTACCAATACTGGGCGGTTGATAAGACACCCTTAGCAAATTCACCTGTATTGGTAAAAACTGCAGACCCATATTCTACATTGGTTCTATCTCCTTTTGATGATCCTTATATCCCGGCAAGTTCCTACCCGAATTTACCGGAGTATCCACAAGGACAGGAACGTGAAGTTACGGTTTTACAGACCGGACAAACCGATTACAACTGGCAGGTCAGCAATTTTTCGAAACCTAAAAAAGAAGATTTAATTATTTATGAAGTTCTGGTTCGTGATTTTGATGCAAACAAATCTTTTCAGGATATTATTGATCGCATCGATTATTTCAAAAACCTAAATATTAATGCCATTGAACTTATGCCTGTCATGGAATTTGAAGGCAACGAAAGTTGGGGTTATAACACCGCGTTTCATATGGCTTTAGATAAATTTTACGGTACAGAAGAAAAGTTTAAAGAACTTATAGACACCTGTCATCAAAACGGTATTGCTGTTATTTTAGATCTTGCCTTAAATCATGCTTTTGGAAGAAACCCTATGGTTCGATTATGGATGCAGGATAACGATGGTGATGGCTGGGGAGATCCGAGTTCTGAAAACCCATATTTTAATCAAACGGCCAAACACTCCTATAATGTAGGTTCCGATTTTAATCATGCTAACGGTTTTACAAAAACATATGCCAAACGCGTGGTAAAACATTGGATTGAAGATTTTAAAATAGATGGTATCCGCTGGGATTTAACCAAAGGATTTACCCAAAATTGTGAAAATAATGAAGGATGTACTAACGATTATAACGCAGACAGAGTCGCAGTTTTAAAAGAATATGCTGACTATAGCTGGAGTTTAGACTCTGATCATTATGTTATTTTTGAACATTTGGGTGCCGACTGGGATGCCAACAGCGATGGAAAAACATCAAGAGATGAAGAAACCGAATGGGCCAACTACAGAATTGATGAAGGTAAAGGTATCATGCTATGGGGTAATTTAAATCACCAGTATAACGAATTGACCATGGGATATACCGGAGACATTACAGAAATGGGACACACTTCAAGAGGATATACAAGCCCAAGATTAGTAGGTTATGTCGAAAGCCACGATGAAGAACGTTTAATGTATAAAAACCTTCAATATGGCAATATTAATGCTGAATACGATGTGACAAATTTGGAAACCGCATTATCAAGAATGTCGGCATTAGGAGCCATCTCGTTAACCATTCCAGGACCAAAAATGATCTGGCACTTTGGCGAATTAGGCATGGAAAACTCCATTTATACCTGTAACAACGGGTCGGTTAATACTGCCGATGATGCTACTGATGGAGATTGTAAACTGGACACCAAACCTCAACCACAATGGACGAATAACTGGCTAGGTAATGCTACTCGAAACCAAATTTATAATGATTGGGCACGAATTAACCATTTGAAAACTAACGAACCTGTTTTTGAAGGAAGCTATACTATTAGTTCAGGAAATCTAACCCCTAGAATTAGCATTTACACAGGTGATGAAAATACCAGTGGTGTTGAACTAAAAAACGTAATTGTTATTGCGAATTTTGATGTTACAACGCAAGCTATTAATCCAAATTTCCCATATGCAGGTACATGGTACGATTTAATGGATAACAGTGTAATAAATGCTGCAACCACGAGTATTCAGTTAAATCCGGGTGAATTTAAAATTTACGGAAACCAAAGCAGTACATTATCTGTTTCAAATATTGAAAATGCTACGAATTTCAGATTATTTCCAAACCCTGCTACAAACGCATTTAAGGTAAACCAAAACGTTCAACAACTGGAAATATACGATATTACAGGTAAGCTTATTAAACAATATAATGGTAATATAGATTTAGGAACTGAGATTGACATTTCCTATTTATCTAAAAACATTTACCTGATTAAAATAAAAAATGATTCCGGCGATACAGGCTTCGCTAAATTAGTTAAGTTGTAA
- a CDS encoding RagB/SusD family nutrient uptake outer membrane protein yields the protein MKKMKNNIFKILLGLVFISTLNIGCTSDLDTEPLIELSLEELLSQDPKAVEGILSRLYGSFALSGADGPESSDISDNAGESPFLRGIVNLQDFAADGMKNRWGDNGLDQLTTTSDWTPENKFFRYLYNRIFFTVPQCNNLLAILPNVDVENKEVITSEVRFIRALAYYYLIDVFGKGVLATEENYGQTDPLPEASRQELFDYVEAELLAIEPLLSSENTYGRATKGAAQMLLAKLYLNAEVYTGTAKYAEAATYANKVITEGNYTLVNNYVSLFSADNNTSSEIIFPLIADSQVSQSYGNTTYIVNGNLSSDTMPLAEFGATDGWAGHRATKAWYGLYGDLATSTDDRAKLFWTEGHNYEMDDYKEWTDGYPSVKFRNTNVSGSSLASSFSSTDFPLFRLADAYLMYAECAIRDASGTDKGTALGYVNDVRTRSHASTVSSGDLTLDFIIDERGRELNLEGHRRTDLIRFGMFTGSSYIWPWKGGVKNGASIPSTYNVYPIPSSALQANPNLSQNPGY from the coding sequence ATGAAAAAAATGAAAAATAATATATTTAAAATACTACTTGGTTTGGTCTTTATTAGTACTCTAAATATTGGTTGTACCAGCGATTTAGATACCGAACCACTAATTGAGTTGTCTTTGGAAGAACTCTTATCTCAAGATCCAAAAGCTGTTGAAGGTATTTTATCTCGCCTTTATGGTTCGTTTGCCCTTTCGGGTGCAGATGGTCCTGAGAGTTCAGATATTAGTGATAATGCTGGAGAATCTCCCTTTTTAAGGGGAATTGTTAACCTTCAGGATTTCGCTGCCGATGGCATGAAAAACCGTTGGGGTGATAATGGTTTAGACCAATTAACTACAACTAGTGACTGGACTCCGGAAAATAAATTCTTCAGATATTTATACAACAGAATTTTCTTTACCGTTCCACAATGTAACAACCTGTTAGCTATTCTACCAAATGTTGATGTAGAAAACAAGGAAGTAATAACTTCAGAAGTTCGATTTATCAGAGCTTTAGCATACTACTATTTAATAGATGTATTTGGTAAAGGAGTTTTAGCTACTGAAGAAAATTACGGACAAACCGATCCGTTACCGGAAGCTTCAAGACAAGAATTATTTGATTATGTTGAAGCGGAATTATTAGCTATCGAACCACTTCTATCATCTGAAAACACTTATGGTCGTGCGACTAAAGGTGCAGCTCAAATGTTATTAGCTAAATTGTATTTAAATGCAGAAGTTTATACTGGAACTGCAAAATATGCTGAGGCTGCAACTTATGCTAATAAAGTGATTACAGAAGGTAATTACACACTTGTAAATAATTATGTGAGCTTGTTTTCTGCAGACAACAATACCTCATCAGAAATCATTTTCCCTTTAATTGCAGACTCTCAGGTGAGTCAGAGTTATGGTAATACCACTTACATTGTGAATGGTAACTTAAGCTCAGACACTATGCCACTTGCAGAATTTGGCGCAACCGATGGTTGGGCAGGTCACAGAGCAACAAAAGCCTGGTACGGTCTTTACGGAGATTTAGCAACCTCAACCGACGACAGAGCCAAATTATTCTGGACAGAAGGTCATAACTACGAAATGGACGATTATAAAGAATGGACAGACGGTTATCCTTCTGTTAAATTCAGAAATACTAATGTCTCAGGAAGTTCGTTAGCTTCAAGCTTTTCAAGTACAGACTTTCCGTTATTCAGACTGGCTGATGCTTATTTAATGTATGCAGAATGTGCTATAAGAGATGCTTCCGGAACCGATAAGGGCACCGCGCTTGGATATGTAAACGATGTAAGAACACGTTCTCATGCCAGCACTGTTTCTTCTGGTGATTTAACGCTGGACTTTATAATTGATGAAAGAGGAAGAGAACTAAATTTAGAAGGACACAGACGTACCGACTTAATCCGCTTTGGAATGTTTACAGGCAGTTCTTATATATGGCCTTGGAAAGGTGGTGTAAAAAATGGTGCTTCTATTCCATCAACTTATAATGTATACCCTATTCCATCTTCTGCATTACAAGCCAATCCTAACTTAAGCCAAAATCCAGGTTATTAA